A DNA window from Candidatus Protochlamydia naegleriophila contains the following coding sequences:
- a CDS encoding ABC transporter permease, with protein sequence MGEKKQGFSDGRIRRLKALIVKEFYQIIRDPSSILISLILPLILLFLYGFGVSLDADHIRLGLVLEDSSPDALSFAQSLKDSRFFDTVIVKDRRFLNDKMIEGSIRGIVVIPSYFSSFRQRPSSTAPIQVLADGSEPNTANFVQNYVQGAWQNWLQQQVISDNLQGNFLVRPQPRFWYNEELESRNFLIPGSLAIIMTLIGTLLTALVVAREWERGTMEALMSTPVGILELLIGKLVPYFILGMLSMTMCVWISVFFYHIPLRGSWHLLVLVTAVFLWTALGLGLLISTLAKNQFVAAQAAIVASFLPAFILSGFIFEIASMPLPIRLITHLIPARYFVSSLQTIFLVGNVWELILPNIGAMLIIGACIFFITAGKTVKRLD encoded by the coding sequence ATGGGTGAGAAAAAACAGGGATTTTCAGATGGACGGATTCGCCGTTTAAAGGCCTTAATCGTTAAAGAATTTTATCAAATTATCCGCGATCCGAGCAGTATTTTAATTAGCTTAATTCTTCCTTTGATTCTTCTCTTTTTGTATGGCTTCGGCGTTTCGCTAGATGCCGACCATATTCGGCTTGGACTGGTTTTGGAAGATTCCTCTCCCGATGCATTGAGCTTTGCACAGTCATTAAAGGACTCTCGTTTTTTTGATACGGTCATTGTCAAAGACCGCCGTTTTTTGAATGACAAAATGATTGAAGGATCGATTCGCGGCATTGTAGTGATCCCTTCTTACTTTTCATCATTTCGGCAGCGGCCCTCGTCAACAGCGCCCATTCAAGTATTGGCCGACGGTAGCGAACCCAATACAGCCAATTTTGTTCAGAACTATGTTCAGGGAGCTTGGCAAAATTGGTTACAGCAGCAAGTCATCAGCGATAATCTTCAAGGCAATTTTTTAGTCAGGCCGCAGCCTCGCTTTTGGTACAATGAGGAATTGGAAAGCCGCAATTTTTTAATACCAGGATCCCTGGCTATCATCATGACCCTGATTGGAACTCTTTTGACTGCCCTGGTGGTAGCAAGAGAGTGGGAGAGGGGCACAATGGAGGCGTTAATGTCTACTCCTGTCGGCATCTTGGAATTATTGATCGGAAAATTGGTGCCTTACTTCATTTTGGGAATGCTATCGATGACTATGTGTGTGTGGATTTCTGTCTTTTTTTATCATATTCCCTTAAGGGGCTCATGGCATCTCCTTGTCTTAGTAACGGCCGTCTTTTTGTGGACCGCGCTTGGCCTTGGATTGCTGATTTCAACTCTTGCCAAAAACCAATTTGTGGCCGCGCAAGCGGCTATTGTAGCCTCTTTTTTACCAGCATTCATTCTTTCAGGCTTCATTTTTGAAATTGCTAGCATGCCTTTACCTATACGCCTAATTACTCATTTGATTCCCGCCCGCTATTTTGTCTCGAGCTTGCAAACAATTTTCTTAGTCGGCAATGTGTGGGAACTGATTTTACCCAATATCGGAGCCATGCTAATCATTGGCGCCTGTATTTTTTTTATCACTGCTGGCAAGACTGTCAAGAGATTGGATTAA
- a CDS encoding outer membrane beta-barrel protein, which translates to MKLFFSSLLMALALFSTSNGYAWDDCCCECESSLLSDIRVEARVAYYRPSSKKVKEIYGNGWADYQVELSKGFCDNWRAFVGVSGFSKSGRSLGEHDKTTLRLIPLTFGVKYVYNYAPCVDIYIGGGAAYSWLRIKDHSSYVHEHVKKSRFGGIAQIGAYYYFNECLFADVFIDYLFQKYDFSNSHSYSRYVERHDVNLSGFKVGAGLGYRF; encoded by the coding sequence ATGAAACTATTTTTTTCTTCTCTTTTGATGGCTTTAGCTCTTTTTAGTACATCAAATGGCTATGCGTGGGATGACTGCTGCTGTGAGTGCGAATCTTCTCTTTTGAGCGACATTAGAGTTGAAGCACGTGTGGCTTATTACCGCCCGAGTTCAAAGAAAGTGAAAGAGATTTATGGCAATGGATGGGCCGATTACCAAGTTGAATTGTCAAAAGGATTTTGCGACAACTGGCGCGCTTTCGTAGGCGTGAGCGGGTTTAGCAAGAGCGGGCGCTCTCTCGGTGAACACGATAAGACAACCCTCCGCCTGATTCCTCTGACATTCGGTGTCAAGTATGTATACAATTATGCTCCATGCGTGGACATTTATATCGGTGGTGGTGCTGCCTATAGCTGGTTGAGAATCAAAGACCATTCTTCATATGTTCATGAACACGTGAAGAAGAGCCGTTTTGGAGGTATTGCTCAAATTGGTGCTTACTACTATTTCAATGAATGCTTATTTGCCGATGTGTTTATCGACTACTTGTTCCAGAAATACGATTTTTCAAACTCTCATAGCTATAGCCGTTATGTTGAAAGACATGATGTTAACTTGAGTGGATTTAAAGTGGGGGCCGGCTTAGGCTACCGCTTCTAG
- a CDS encoding DUF58 domain-containing protein, whose product MKESPTPFTQEAFQHIRRIQIETTRNVNDLFAGIYRSAFKGKGLEFEDVREYQPGDDIRSIDWNVTARLQTPYIKNFREERELTVLLVVDISASSRFSHTKRLKSELIAEIAGLLAFSAIKNQDRVGLLLFSDEIELYLKPKKGVRHVLRVIRELLFFQPRHSGTNLKKALAFLGRVQKRQAICFLISDFLVSTLPQEINLTAKRHELIAIQVYDNYEKTFPSLGLVSLRDLESHEFYLADSANDSVQKHFQAQANKRQLALKQTIERAGADFISISSSESHTQALYQFFKRRRKR is encoded by the coding sequence ATGAAAGAAAGTCCCACACCTTTTACCCAAGAAGCTTTTCAACACATCCGACGCATTCAAATTGAAACGACACGCAATGTCAACGACTTATTTGCAGGCATTTATCGCTCGGCCTTTAAAGGCAAAGGATTGGAATTTGAAGATGTGCGTGAATACCAACCTGGGGACGATATCCGCAGTATCGACTGGAATGTGACCGCACGACTGCAAACCCCCTACATTAAAAATTTTCGCGAAGAAAGAGAACTCACCGTTTTGCTCGTCGTCGATATTTCAGCCTCCTCTCGCTTCAGCCATACCAAGCGTTTGAAGAGCGAATTAATCGCAGAAATCGCAGGCTTGTTAGCCTTTTCGGCGATTAAAAATCAGGACAGAGTAGGCCTGCTCCTTTTTTCAGATGAAATCGAACTCTATTTAAAGCCCAAAAAAGGAGTCAGGCACGTTCTAAGAGTCATTCGTGAGCTTCTCTTTTTTCAACCACGCCATTCTGGAACCAATCTAAAAAAAGCCTTAGCCTTCTTAGGGCGTGTGCAAAAACGGCAAGCCATCTGCTTTCTAATATCGGATTTCTTAGTAAGCACGCTGCCTCAAGAAATCAATCTGACAGCCAAAAGACACGAACTCATTGCCATTCAAGTTTACGACAACTACGAAAAAACATTTCCATCCCTTGGCCTTGTTTCTCTGCGCGATTTAGAGTCACACGAATTCTATTTAGCGGACTCGGCCAATGATTCAGTGCAAAAGCACTTCCAAGCCCAGGCCAATAAGAGGCAGCTGGCTTTAAAACAGACCATTGAAAGGGCGGGGGCAGACTTCATTTCCATCAGTTCGAGCGAATCGCATACACAAGCTCTCTACCAATTTTTCAAACGCAGGCGCAAACGATGA
- a CDS encoding DUF488 domain-containing protein — MKIQLKRVYDPATKDDGMRILVERLWPRGIKKEDLDLDLWLKEIAPSTELRQWFSHDSAKWQEFEKKYKAELDHTPEAVAQIFNQLKHSTITLLYSSKDTEHNSALYLQHYLEDKIQQGH, encoded by the coding sequence ATGAAAATTCAGCTCAAAAGAGTGTATGACCCAGCAACTAAGGACGATGGGATGCGCATCTTAGTCGAACGCCTTTGGCCAAGAGGAATTAAAAAAGAAGATCTAGACTTGGATCTCTGGTTAAAAGAAATCGCTCCAAGTACCGAGCTTAGGCAATGGTTTTCTCACGATTCTGCCAAGTGGCAAGAATTTGAAAAAAAATATAAAGCCGAACTGGATCACACCCCTGAAGCTGTCGCTCAAATTTTTAATCAATTGAAGCACAGCACCATCACCCTGCTTTATAGCTCAAAAGATACCGAACACAATAGTGCGCTCTATTTACAGCACTACCTAGAAGATAAAATCCAGCAAGGCCATTGA
- a CDS encoding AAA family ATPase produces the protein MANETSIPAQINEAQEKIDRIKGEMGKVVIGQAHLINCLLIGVFADGHLLLEGVPGLAKTLAATTLAKIIHCEFKRVQFTPDLLPSDLIGTPIYNPKEGTFSIKKGPIFTNILLADEINRAPAKVQSALLEVMQEKQVTIGGETFGAPRPFLVLATQNPIEQEGTYPLSEAQTDRFMMKVTLTYPTREEEKEILSRMGTLGPLPQVNPLLEIDDILYFRRLVNDIYIDEKVSDYLLNIVQATRKPLQFHLDQLEGLLEYGASPRATLALKQAAKAYALLCGRYFVTPQDIKDVCHDVLRHRLRLSYEAEAKSLSTDDIITRILEALPVP, from the coding sequence ATGGCTAATGAAACGTCGATACCAGCTCAAATCAACGAAGCACAGGAAAAAATCGATCGTATTAAAGGGGAGATGGGAAAAGTCGTCATCGGACAGGCTCATCTCATCAATTGCTTATTAATCGGTGTCTTTGCCGATGGCCATCTACTTCTGGAAGGCGTTCCGGGGCTAGCTAAGACGTTAGCTGCCACAACCTTGGCTAAAATCATTCATTGTGAATTCAAACGCGTCCAATTTACTCCCGATTTACTTCCATCCGACCTGATCGGAACTCCTATTTATAACCCTAAAGAAGGCACTTTCAGCATCAAAAAAGGCCCCATTTTCACAAATATTTTGCTGGCAGATGAGATCAACCGTGCTCCAGCCAAAGTTCAGTCAGCTCTTTTGGAGGTGATGCAAGAAAAGCAGGTAACCATAGGAGGCGAAACCTTTGGTGCTCCGCGCCCTTTTCTTGTCTTAGCCACGCAAAACCCCATAGAACAAGAGGGAACCTATCCCCTTTCAGAAGCCCAGACAGACCGCTTCATGATGAAAGTGACTCTTACTTATCCGACGCGCGAAGAAGAAAAAGAAATTCTCAGCCGCATGGGTACTCTCGGTCCATTACCGCAGGTCAACCCTCTCCTGGAAATTGATGATATTCTCTATTTTCGCAGGCTCGTCAATGATATCTACATCGATGAAAAAGTGTCAGACTATCTATTGAATATTGTGCAGGCAACACGCAAGCCTCTGCAATTTCATTTAGATCAGCTAGAAGGGTTGTTAGAATATGGGGCCTCGCCAAGAGCAACACTTGCCTTAAAACAGGCCGCTAAAGCCTATGCCTTATTGTGCGGCCGCTATTTTGTCACTCCTCAAGATATTAAAGATGTTTGCCATGACGTTTTGCGCCATCGCTTGCGCCTCTCTTACGAAGCTGAAGCCAAGAGTCTTTCGACAGACGACATTATCACTCGCATCCTCGAAGCACTGCCCGTGCCCTAA
- a CDS encoding sensor histidine kinase → MFSFRQKIFISYAVVFCIFLVLLFPFVSHWVHQIVVKGMENRAAEIIANIKEAPNNESLVRRLKDQKSVTFFRISVISNERKLLYDSHVKRLLGPKFSQDFIVDHPEVMQAFHEGVGFHEEYSNIMHQKFSYLAKSFDFHGKTYILRTAFPHEYVNELTRDFEIGFLGFASAILLLFSVMTWIAIHHLTKPIQKIIKAVRPYQAGSQQILPAIDTSELNPRDDFAKLALTLNSLSANIQNHIDLITRARNEKEAILESLVEGVIAVDVDMTMAYANRMAIKLIGQGHAQLIGKEFSILNQDKCNDLLRRCQDENKPLTDTLELYIEGKKTYLDIVAAPKKDNGGAILVMQDKTAHYKIFEMRRDFIANASHELKTPITVIRGFAEALHDNPGLPQETQIEVTAKIVRNCNRMTALIKDLLTLADIENIPASRLTNCDLLALSQRCESMLYEVFPDAVVKIDQKQEVVKLIADEDLLELAIMNLIENAAKYSARPANITVTLHDKADQVVVEIADKGMGIPLADQEHIFDRFYTVDKAHSQKMGGSGLGLSIVKTIVEKHFGTITLASELGKGSTFTIVLPKQKVDELFE, encoded by the coding sequence ATGTTCAGTTTTAGACAGAAGATTTTTATTAGCTATGCCGTCGTTTTTTGCATTTTCCTTGTGCTCCTTTTTCCCTTCGTTTCGCACTGGGTGCACCAGATTGTTGTTAAAGGGATGGAAAATCGGGCTGCTGAGATTATTGCCAATATAAAAGAAGCGCCGAATAATGAATCTCTCGTTCGCCGTCTGAAAGATCAAAAAAGCGTTACTTTTTTTCGTATCAGTGTCATTAGCAATGAGCGCAAGTTATTATACGATTCTCATGTCAAGCGTCTATTGGGGCCCAAGTTCAGCCAAGATTTTATTGTCGACCATCCAGAGGTCATGCAGGCATTCCACGAAGGGGTAGGCTTCCATGAAGAATATTCCAACATCATGCATCAGAAGTTTTCTTATTTGGCCAAGTCATTTGACTTTCACGGTAAGACATACATTTTGCGTACAGCATTTCCGCATGAATATGTCAATGAACTCACTCGCGACTTTGAAATAGGTTTTTTGGGATTTGCATCCGCCATATTACTGCTTTTTAGTGTAATGACCTGGATTGCCATCCATCATTTAACCAAACCGATCCAAAAGATTATCAAAGCAGTAAGGCCATACCAAGCCGGCAGCCAGCAAATTCTGCCCGCCATTGATACTTCTGAGCTCAATCCAAGAGATGACTTTGCCAAGCTTGCTTTAACGCTCAATAGCCTCTCAGCAAACATACAAAATCACATCGATCTTATTACGCGTGCCAGAAACGAAAAAGAGGCAATTTTGGAATCGCTTGTTGAAGGAGTCATAGCAGTTGACGTTGATATGACCATGGCTTATGCCAATCGCATGGCCATTAAATTAATCGGTCAAGGTCATGCTCAACTAATTGGCAAAGAATTTTCGATTTTGAACCAAGACAAGTGCAATGATCTTTTAAGAAGATGTCAAGATGAGAATAAGCCCCTAACAGATACCTTGGAACTCTACATTGAAGGGAAAAAAACGTATCTCGACATTGTTGCCGCGCCAAAGAAGGACAACGGCGGGGCCATTCTGGTTATGCAAGACAAAACCGCTCATTATAAAATTTTCGAAATGCGCCGCGATTTTATTGCCAATGCTTCGCACGAGTTAAAAACTCCCATTACTGTCATTCGCGGATTTGCTGAAGCTTTGCATGACAATCCAGGCCTGCCACAAGAAACGCAGATTGAAGTCACAGCCAAAATCGTTCGCAATTGCAATCGCATGACAGCTTTGATTAAGGATTTATTGACTCTAGCCGATATTGAAAATATTCCGGCTTCTCGTTTAACGAATTGCGATTTACTTGCGCTTTCTCAGCGATGCGAATCAATGCTCTATGAAGTATTTCCAGATGCTGTTGTCAAGATTGATCAAAAGCAAGAAGTGGTTAAGCTGATTGCCGATGAAGACCTTCTCGAACTTGCCATCATGAATCTGATCGAAAACGCAGCTAAATACTCGGCGCGTCCTGCTAATATCACCGTTACATTGCATGACAAAGCAGATCAAGTCGTGGTAGAAATTGCTGATAAAGGTATGGGAATCCCACTAGCCGATCAAGAGCATATTTTTGATCGTTTTTATACTGTCGATAAAGCCCATTCCCAAAAAATGGGAGGTTCTGGCCTAGGTTTATCGATTGTTAAAACCATTGTCGAAAAACATTTCGGAACGATTACCCTTGCATCTGAATTAGGCAAAGGATCGACCTTTACCATTGTCTTGCCAAAGCAGAAAGTAGACGAATTGTTCGAATAG
- a CDS encoding M24 family metallopeptidase: MDYTKRLNELRQHLATLPCDALLIEHPTHLLYLTGMEVSIGKVVVSQQEACLIVDGRYFEKCCQQTLYRTILSEESALKNWLAEQNIKTVGFDPDKLSYQGFLLLSQSLAPAIAVTPVESPVQKMRLIKDAEEIICLKQAARLGYEGYEYIVSLLQAGITETELAFELEFFWKKRGGKKLAFDPIIAFGANGSMPHYRAGSTRLQSNTSVLIDIGVVLHHYHSDMTRVVYFGTPPTEIQMIYAIVKEAKQRAMELCRPGTLVGELDQTARSFIASKGYGDYFTHSLGHGVGLDIHEPPTLRSHGSFSTQPLQAGMVITIEPGIYLSGIGGVRLEDTILITETGYENLTEPQ; encoded by the coding sequence ATGGATTATACAAAACGTTTAAATGAACTCAGACAGCACCTCGCTACACTTCCTTGTGATGCGCTCTTGATTGAACATCCCACACACCTGCTATATTTAACTGGAATGGAAGTCTCGATTGGCAAGGTTGTCGTTAGTCAGCAAGAGGCTTGTTTAATCGTCGATGGACGTTACTTTGAAAAGTGCTGCCAACAAACACTTTATCGCACTATTCTTTCAGAAGAATCTGCCTTAAAAAATTGGCTCGCTGAACAAAACATTAAAACGGTTGGATTCGATCCCGATAAACTGTCTTATCAAGGCTTTTTACTACTGAGCCAAAGCCTCGCTCCTGCAATTGCAGTCACTCCCGTCGAATCTCCCGTTCAAAAAATGCGCCTCATCAAAGATGCCGAAGAAATTATCTGCTTAAAACAAGCCGCACGTTTGGGATATGAAGGATATGAATACATCGTGAGCCTTCTCCAAGCCGGTATTACAGAGACAGAGCTTGCATTCGAACTGGAATTTTTCTGGAAAAAACGAGGAGGTAAAAAACTCGCGTTTGATCCAATCATTGCCTTTGGCGCTAACGGTTCAATGCCCCATTACCGCGCAGGATCTACCCGCCTACAATCCAATACTTCTGTTTTAATTGACATCGGCGTGGTCCTCCATCACTACCATTCTGATATGACTAGAGTCGTCTACTTCGGCACCCCGCCAACTGAGATTCAAATGATTTATGCCATTGTAAAAGAAGCTAAGCAAAGAGCCATGGAACTCTGCCGTCCAGGTACGTTAGTCGGAGAACTCGATCAAACCGCCCGCTCTTTCATCGCTTCTAAAGGCTATGGCGACTATTTCACCCATAGTTTAGGACACGGAGTAGGATTAGATATACACGAACCTCCCACCCTGCGCAGCCATGGCTCCTTTAGCACACAGCCCCTCCAAGCTGGTATGGTCATCACCATCGAACCAGGCATTTATCTCAGCGGCATCGGCGGCGTGCGACTCGAAGATACAATCCTCATTACAGAAACAGGCTATGAAAACTTAACCGAACCACAGTAA
- a CDS encoding inverse autotransporter beta domain-containing protein — translation MRYSFFVSFLILPAYILCCGHSICQNELSITLPKESLFLEEMDKHKTKEGIWNPTESVESDQSRVLSVNPFVNEELSSTEEEKIEDCNVASFKKESAYGFQSNAFYINKAMGEDSWGVSNRPYDHSFEVLDGENYGQFYLSHTFGRGLGDQKGYTTLGAFFIPSLFFNHSTSLFIDGSGHYFDDGKWAGSVGLGSRYLINCNTVLGFNAYYDYRRFHKFDLNQLGIGFELLGNCVDLRLNGYIPIGKKSFCRNHFYDYSGGYLAIFENQAFAWYGVDAEIGKWLRKPSCCNCFSLYFAAGPYYYWRDQSYDQHENHLKYHSESRHEHRHAFGGRARLEAAFSEVFKFSVEATYDSVWHARVQGQIAVVIPLTDCQSLWNMIQSPVNGCLACRSSNPILSQPAKRNRQIVASQRDKCSWNWSTDSSCSSGFTSYSTCSCYSD, via the coding sequence ATGAGATACTCATTTTTCGTTTCATTTCTCATTTTGCCTGCTTATATCTTATGCTGTGGGCATTCTATTTGCCAAAATGAATTAAGCATCACTCTACCAAAAGAGAGCCTTTTTCTTGAGGAAATGGACAAGCATAAGACAAAAGAAGGCATTTGGAATCCAACTGAGAGTGTAGAGAGCGATCAATCAAGAGTATTGTCTGTAAATCCATTTGTGAATGAAGAGCTATCGAGTACAGAGGAAGAGAAGATCGAAGATTGTAATGTTGCTTCATTCAAAAAAGAGTCTGCATATGGTTTTCAATCGAACGCATTTTATATTAATAAAGCAATGGGAGAGGATTCCTGGGGCGTTTCCAATAGGCCGTATGACCATTCATTTGAGGTTTTAGATGGCGAAAATTATGGACAATTCTATTTGAGTCATACTTTTGGAAGAGGATTAGGTGATCAAAAAGGCTATACGACTTTAGGGGCATTTTTCATTCCTTCTTTGTTTTTTAATCATAGTACCTCTTTGTTTATCGATGGCAGCGGACATTATTTTGATGATGGGAAGTGGGCTGGAAGTGTGGGATTAGGATCACGCTATTTGATTAATTGTAATACAGTCTTAGGTTTTAATGCCTATTATGACTATAGGCGCTTTCATAAGTTTGATCTGAATCAACTCGGGATCGGCTTTGAATTGCTTGGAAATTGTGTCGATTTGCGCTTGAATGGATATATCCCTATTGGAAAAAAAAGCTTTTGTCGCAATCATTTTTATGACTATTCAGGAGGGTATTTAGCCATTTTTGAAAATCAAGCATTTGCTTGGTATGGTGTAGATGCGGAAATTGGTAAATGGTTGAGAAAGCCCTCTTGTTGTAATTGTTTTAGCTTATATTTTGCTGCAGGCCCTTACTATTATTGGCGCGATCAGAGTTATGATCAGCATGAGAATCATCTCAAGTATCATAGTGAGAGCCGCCATGAACATCGTCACGCGTTTGGTGGCAGGGCTCGTTTAGAAGCGGCTTTCAGCGAAGTGTTCAAGTTCTCTGTAGAGGCAACCTACGACTCTGTGTGGCATGCAAGAGTGCAAGGGCAAATAGCTGTTGTCATACCGCTGACCGATTGCCAATCATTGTGGAATATGATTCAAAGTCCAGTAAACGGATGCCTTGCCTGCCGCAGTTCCAACCCTATTCTCTCGCAGCCAGCTAAACGCAATAGACAAATTGTTGCAAGCCAAAGGGATAAATGTAGTTGGAATTGGTCTACTGATAGCTCTTGTAGTAGTGGATTCACTTCCTATTCTACTTGTTCATGTTATTCTGATTAA
- a CDS encoding collagen-like protein: MIKRLIVRSLLFFLAFCFGSTLLRSEFNTTFFSSDEKEVFESFLPSLENCDIFLETHESDDKTAIYYHQTGTNAVVKEVKSLSDDLCSASLFLIDTQGVVVQSINYEASNCLSEDHDSVIGALYEAIQRKDNGNHDFQNEEPVENRLARAVNFLRASQHSVKRGEPGLRGPPEKRGPCGSPGPQGLPGPEGATGATGADGSTGATGMTGQTGATGATGATGSTGAIGLTGATGLTGATGASGPAFSNNYLFVYDTTTQSLAGANTFAAITFNTNSILSGWSHTAGSSTFTCNQTGTYLISVRAEIGLSAVLSLNATFSLRALFNGTEVAGSQSSMQSNIGALGADVKALTTTFMLNGVSGQTLTIQFSSSNASSQLTPVGQGTTPTSAAITIIRVI; the protein is encoded by the coding sequence ATGATTAAGCGTTTAATTGTAAGAAGCTTGTTATTTTTTTTGGCTTTCTGTTTTGGGTCTACTCTTCTTCGCTCAGAATTCAATACGACTTTTTTTTCTTCCGATGAAAAAGAGGTTTTTGAATCCTTTCTCCCTTCTTTAGAAAACTGTGACATATTTCTAGAAACGCATGAGTCAGACGATAAGACTGCTATTTATTATCATCAAACAGGAACGAATGCAGTTGTCAAAGAAGTTAAATCCCTTTCGGATGACTTATGTTCTGCCAGTTTATTTTTAATTGACACACAAGGAGTCGTAGTTCAGTCCATTAACTATGAAGCTTCCAACTGCCTATCTGAAGATCACGATTCCGTTATTGGTGCCTTATATGAAGCCATTCAGAGAAAAGATAATGGCAATCATGACTTTCAGAATGAAGAGCCGGTAGAAAATAGATTGGCCAGAGCCGTTAATTTTTTAAGAGCATCCCAGCATAGTGTCAAACGAGGGGAGCCGGGCTTGCGCGGACCTCCGGAAAAAAGAGGCCCTTGTGGCTCACCAGGCCCACAGGGATTGCCGGGACCAGAGGGCGCGACAGGTGCCACCGGAGCGGATGGATCTACTGGAGCTACGGGTATGACAGGCCAAACAGGTGCAACGGGAGCGACCGGAGCCACAGGATCTACGGGGGCTATTGGCTTAACGGGAGCGACAGGCTTGACGGGTGCAACCGGGGCTTCCGGACCCGCTTTTTCTAATAACTATTTGTTTGTCTATGATACGACAACCCAATCTCTAGCTGGGGCCAATACATTTGCTGCGATCACTTTTAATACGAATTCAATTCTCTCCGGGTGGTCTCATACAGCAGGATCTTCTACCTTTACTTGCAATCAAACGGGAACTTATTTGATATCGGTCAGGGCTGAAATTGGTTTAAGTGCCGTTCTGTCCTTAAATGCGACCTTTAGTTTACGTGCCTTATTTAATGGAACTGAGGTTGCTGGAAGCCAATCTTCGATGCAATCGAATATTGGTGCTTTAGGTGCAGATGTGAAAGCTCTAACTACTACATTCATGTTGAATGGGGTTAGTGGGCAGACTCTCACCATTCAATTTAGTTCCTCTAATGCGAGTTCTCAATTAACGCCTGTGGGACAAGGGACAACTCCTACTAGTGCAGCCATCACAATTATAAGAGTTATATAA